One genomic segment of Erythrobacter sp. THAF29 includes these proteins:
- a CDS encoding DNA translocase FtsK codes for MASRAINTRKSNADWRAGLRRSIRRIAQMAGAGVLFAAMIFLALSLASYTQTDPSPSTAASPDQVSNWMGLAGAWLADRVLFIFGLPAILLLPLLYISARKLWRDVENGDEPETTAWWLPTGLLLIAMVLLATVLALAFDTRSGTLPAQLGGVSGLLGAAGIEAIANRFGESASGWIILGASIACLAGGVALVTRVFAIDWRALLTLPEFLGGGGLGGGLLSRLPFGRRDREDKRLAFAEEDDAPAPKARRKPKQADAAPEPTPRRAPEITDPTAPPKKAKPAKANQRDMFATFDLPSLDLLADPPTDNAPKLDKLALERNARLLENVLDDFNVKGEITAVRTGPVVTMYELEPAPGIKASRVVGLAEDIARNMSAISARVSPIPGKTVMGIELPNKDRQVVMLKELAACEAFANAKGNLPIILGKDIAGEPIVADLAAMPHLLVAGTTGSGKSVGLNCILLSLLYTFTPAECRLILIDPKVLELKSYDDIPHLLSPVVTEPHKSVRALKWAVEEMERRYRMMSSVNSRNINSFNDKVRAAAAKGKPLGRRVQTGFDPDTGEQLYEEEQLDYEPLPQIVLIVDELADLMVTVGKEIEVLIQRLSQKSRAAGIHLIMATQRPSVDVITGVIKANLPTRISFKVTSRIDSRTILGEQGAEQLLGKGDMLYKPNTGAMVRVHGPFVSDEEVEAVADFWRAQGSPEYVDAVTEEPEDGGGLTFEDDLTASDSPEERKYRQACQIVIENQKASGSWLQRQMGVGYNTAAKWIERMESEGLVGPANHVGRREIFRDRDGNPL; via the coding sequence ATGGCGAGCCGCGCTATCAATACCCGCAAATCCAACGCTGACTGGCGAGCAGGACTGCGCCGTTCGATCCGCCGGATCGCTCAGATGGCGGGCGCGGGCGTGCTGTTTGCCGCCATGATCTTCCTCGCGCTTTCGCTCGCGAGCTACACCCAGACCGATCCCAGCCCCTCGACCGCCGCTTCGCCCGACCAGGTGAGCAACTGGATGGGGCTCGCCGGCGCTTGGCTTGCCGATCGCGTGCTGTTCATTTTCGGTTTGCCCGCAATCCTGCTGCTCCCGCTGCTCTACATTTCCGCGCGAAAACTGTGGCGCGACGTCGAAAATGGCGATGAGCCCGAGACGACCGCGTGGTGGCTGCCGACCGGTCTGCTGCTCATTGCAATGGTGTTGCTTGCAACCGTTCTGGCACTCGCTTTCGACACGCGCAGTGGTACGCTCCCCGCGCAATTGGGAGGTGTCTCGGGCCTGCTCGGTGCAGCCGGCATCGAGGCAATCGCGAACCGATTTGGCGAATCGGCTTCGGGCTGGATCATCCTGGGCGCGTCAATTGCATGCCTTGCCGGTGGCGTAGCGCTCGTCACCCGGGTGTTCGCAATCGATTGGCGAGCGCTTCTGACCCTGCCGGAGTTCCTCGGCGGAGGAGGGCTGGGCGGAGGGCTGCTCTCGCGCCTCCCCTTCGGACGCCGTGACCGCGAAGACAAACGCCTTGCTTTCGCCGAAGAGGACGATGCGCCCGCCCCCAAGGCGCGCCGCAAGCCCAAGCAGGCAGATGCCGCGCCCGAACCCACTCCCCGACGCGCGCCCGAAATTACCGACCCGACCGCACCGCCCAAAAAGGCGAAACCCGCCAAGGCGAACCAGCGGGACATGTTCGCAACTTTCGACCTCCCTAGCCTCGACCTGCTGGCCGATCCGCCCACTGACAACGCGCCCAAGCTCGACAAGCTGGCTCTCGAACGCAACGCCCGCCTGCTCGAAAACGTGCTCGACGATTTCAACGTAAAGGGCGAGATCACCGCAGTGCGCACCGGGCCGGTGGTGACCATGTACGAGCTCGAACCTGCGCCCGGCATCAAGGCAAGCCGCGTAGTCGGACTCGCCGAGGATATCGCCCGCAACATGAGCGCGATTTCCGCACGCGTCTCGCCAATCCCTGGCAAAACGGTGATGGGCATCGAACTGCCCAACAAGGACCGTCAGGTGGTGATGCTGAAAGAGCTCGCTGCATGCGAGGCCTTTGCCAATGCCAAGGGCAACCTCCCGATCATCCTCGGGAAGGATATCGCCGGCGAGCCGATTGTCGCGGACCTTGCCGCGATGCCCCACCTGCTCGTTGCCGGCACCACCGGGTCGGGCAAGTCGGTGGGCCTCAACTGCATCCTGCTGTCGCTGCTTTACACCTTCACGCCTGCCGAATGCCGGTTGATCCTGATCGATCCCAAGGTGCTCGAGCTGAAGAGCTACGACGATATCCCGCATCTGCTCTCCCCCGTCGTCACCGAGCCGCACAAGAGCGTGCGCGCATTGAAGTGGGCGGTGGAGGAAATGGAGCGGCGCTATCGGATGATGAGCTCGGTAAATTCGCGCAATATCAACAGCTTCAATGACAAGGTCCGCGCTGCTGCGGCAAAGGGCAAACCGCTTGGCCGGAGGGTCCAGACCGGCTTCGATCCCGATACCGGCGAGCAGCTCTACGAAGAAGAACAGCTCGATTACGAACCGCTGCCGCAGATCGTGCTGATCGTAGACGAGCTTGCCGACCTGATGGTGACTGTCGGCAAGGAAATCGAAGTCCTGATCCAGCGCCTCTCGCAGAAATCGCGCGCGGCAGGCATCCACCTTATCATGGCGACGCAGCGCCCCTCGGTCGATGTCATCACCGGCGTGATCAAGGCGAACCTTCCGACCCGCATCAGCTTCAAGGTGACGAGCCGGATCGACAGCCGCACCATCCTTGGCGAGCAGGGCGCCGAACAGCTGCTCGGCAAAGGCGATATGCTCTACAAGCCCAATACCGGCGCGATGGTGCGCGTCCACGGGCCGTTCGTGTCGGACGAGGAGGTCGAGGCGGTGGCCGATTTCTGGCGCGCGCAGGGCTCCCCCGAATATGTCGACGCGGTCACCGAAGAGCCGGAGGACGGAGGCGGCCTGACTTTCGAGGACGATCTCACCGCATCGGACAGCCCGGAAGAGCGCAAGTATCGCCAGGCCTGCCAGATCGTGATCGAGAACCAGAAGGCGAGCGGCTCGTGGCTCCAGCGCCAGATGGGCGTCGGCTACAACACCGCCGCCAAGTGGATCGAACGCATGGAAAGCGAAGGCCTTGTCGGCCCGGCAAACCATGTCGGCCGGCGAGAAATTTTCCGCGACCGCGACGGCAACCCGCTCTAA
- a CDS encoding thiamine phosphate synthase produces the protein MVARYRHQVPRNQSLPDIWLISDERNDDALEDALASLPRGSGFIYRHYHLDGPERLGRFHDLKRLARAHDHVIVLADSALTAAEWGADGIYGAPRALWPRRDGLLHLATAHDLREIGLANRFGTDAVLLSPVFGTKSHPGAPSLGPSRFRLLAGHSLAPVIALGGMNSHRAHTLGWPRWAAIDGLS, from the coding sequence ATGGTCGCGCGCTATAGGCACCAAGTGCCGCGCAACCAATCCCTTCCTGACATCTGGCTGATTTCTGACGAGCGGAATGACGACGCGCTCGAAGATGCTCTGGCGAGCCTGCCGCGTGGGAGCGGCTTCATCTATCGGCATTACCACCTTGACGGTCCGGAAAGGCTTGGGCGCTTTCACGACCTGAAGCGCCTGGCCCGCGCCCACGATCACGTAATTGTCCTCGCCGACAGCGCTTTGACCGCCGCCGAATGGGGCGCGGATGGCATTTACGGGGCACCACGCGCGCTTTGGCCCAGACGAGACGGCCTGCTTCACCTCGCCACCGCCCACGACCTGCGCGAGATCGGTCTTGCGAACCGTTTCGGTACAGACGCTGTGTTACTATCGCCTGTTTTCGGTACAAAATCACATCCGGGAGCGCCAAGCCTGGGTCCCTCGCGGTTTCGGCTCCTCGCCGGACATTCGCTGGCCCCTGTCATCGCGCTTGGCGGTATGAATTCGCACCGCGCCCATACGCTCGGCTGGCCACGCTGGGCCGCAATTGACGGGCTCAGCTAA
- a CDS encoding YggS family pyridoxal phosphate-dependent enzyme produces MESAASRLADVRANIERMCKPSRRKPEDITLIAVSKTHPAERIEPLLEAGHRVFGENRVQEAQEKWPALRERYPDVELHLIGQLQSNKAEDAVELFDYIHALDRQSLLKALAKAMDKTGKRVPCFVQVNIGDEEQKGGCAIADLPAFLEQARAANIPIAGLMCLPPADIEPAPFFALLYKLAEDNGVKGLSMGMSGDYETAVQLGATHVRVGTALFGPRG; encoded by the coding sequence ATGGAAAGTGCAGCCTCCCGCCTCGCCGATGTCCGCGCCAATATCGAGCGCATGTGCAAGCCTTCCCGCCGCAAGCCGGAGGACATCACGCTGATCGCGGTGAGCAAGACCCATCCGGCCGAAAGAATCGAGCCGTTGCTCGAAGCGGGTCACCGCGTTTTCGGCGAGAATCGCGTGCAGGAAGCGCAGGAGAAATGGCCTGCCCTCAGGGAGCGTTACCCCGATGTCGAATTGCATCTGATCGGCCAGCTGCAATCGAACAAGGCCGAAGATGCGGTCGAACTGTTCGACTACATTCATGCGCTCGACCGTCAGAGCCTCCTAAAGGCGCTCGCCAAGGCGATGGACAAGACCGGCAAGCGCGTGCCGTGCTTCGTGCAAGTCAATATCGGCGACGAGGAACAGAAGGGTGGCTGCGCAATCGCCGACCTGCCTGCATTTCTCGAACAGGCGCGCGCCGCTAACATCCCGATTGCGGGACTGATGTGCCTGCCTCCTGCCGATATCGAGCCTGCGCCATTCTTCGCGTTGCTCTACAAACTCGCCGAGGATAACGGCGTGAAAGGCCTGAGCATGGGCATGAGCGGCGACTACGAAACCGCGGTGCAGCTGGGCGCTACGCACGTGCGGGTGGGCACGGCGCTGTTCGGACCTCGCGGGTGA
- a CDS encoding TonB-dependent receptor — protein sequence MNFRTATRRTLSLLLCTAAATPFAAHAQDMDGNEAAASQDAKEEQRGTLANIGNIVVTGTKTQNPEDVQDVPLAVTAFNADSLEALKVRDVQGLTYAAPNVSLDQIGTSRGTANFSIRGLGINSSIPSIDPTVGVFIDGVYLGNNAGVVFDLFDLESVEILRGPQGVLFGRNVTGGAVLINTGNPTEEFSGKFRAAVDGPLFEDRGGANYTVSGVISGPIVEDTLLFKLGAYHNNDEGYFTNLFDGSNHGQAETTILRGALEARVGDLRVIGKLDYFESEGDGPSAQNRGIFERDSFDFAIDNPGSYANEIWTGSVTAELDIGPGTLTNIFGYRTYDANTDADIDATPNFIFHSSTETSQEQISNELRYAISTDTFDLTFGGFYFDQSISYTEVRDIPPSTPLTFYGGGTQDHEVLGAFASGQVYVTDRLSLIAGIRWSQETKDAGVTYVRPRPMCSVVGGTCPTSGANPFIPTENNGFTDSVRFTNWSPKAGFQYEFDNGQLYAHWTRGFRSGGYNFRITNANAFEQVVAQTGNFFFDEEQVDNFEIGGKFQSVDGAFTLNVATYLTKIEDMQREVNQSSATAGVAQSIFNTADAQIFGVEAEARMRLTDSFVVTANIGIIDDDYEEILFDISGDGVIDDADLELRLPRVPEVTWGMGFIHELFLGDSEILTRVNYQYRDEFAYTDNNFGWVQDISNLEANITWNTPMEGLSFSIYGKNLLDQVQVGGDTQLPFGGPLSNGVNRPFDDRPAAGTFSPLSKGRQVGAEVVFEF from the coding sequence ATGAATTTTCGTACCGCAACGCGGCGTACCCTCTCGCTGCTGCTTTGCACCGCCGCTGCAACCCCCTTTGCGGCCCACGCCCAGGATATGGACGGCAATGAAGCCGCCGCCAGCCAGGACGCCAAGGAAGAACAGCGCGGCACGCTCGCCAATATCGGCAACATCGTCGTCACCGGCACCAAGACCCAGAATCCGGAAGACGTGCAGGACGTGCCTCTTGCCGTGACCGCCTTCAACGCGGATTCGCTCGAAGCGCTGAAGGTTCGCGACGTACAGGGCCTGACCTATGCCGCCCCGAACGTGTCGCTCGACCAGATCGGGACCAGCCGCGGCACCGCGAACTTCTCGATCCGCGGCCTTGGCATCAACTCCTCGATCCCCTCGATCGACCCCACCGTCGGCGTATTCATCGACGGCGTCTATCTCGGCAACAATGCCGGCGTGGTCTTCGACCTGTTCGACCTTGAAAGCGTCGAAATCCTGCGCGGCCCGCAGGGCGTGCTGTTCGGTCGCAACGTGACCGGCGGTGCGGTGCTCATCAACACCGGCAACCCGACCGAGGAATTCAGCGGAAAGTTCCGCGCGGCAGTCGATGGACCGCTGTTCGAAGACCGCGGCGGCGCTAACTACACCGTCTCGGGCGTGATTTCGGGCCCGATCGTCGAAGACACGCTGCTGTTCAAGCTCGGCGCGTATCACAACAACGACGAAGGCTACTTCACCAACCTGTTCGACGGATCGAACCACGGCCAGGCAGAAACCACGATCCTTCGCGGCGCACTCGAAGCGCGCGTGGGCGATCTTCGTGTCATCGGCAAGCTCGACTATTTCGAGAGCGAAGGCGATGGCCCCTCGGCCCAGAACCGTGGCATCTTCGAGCGCGACAGCTTCGATTTCGCGATCGACAATCCGGGCAGCTACGCCAACGAGATCTGGACCGGCTCGGTTACCGCAGAGCTCGATATCGGCCCTGGCACGCTGACCAATATTTTCGGCTATCGCACTTACGATGCGAACACCGATGCGGATATCGACGCGACGCCGAACTTCATCTTCCACTCGTCGACGGAAACCTCGCAGGAGCAGATTTCGAACGAACTTCGCTATGCGATCTCGACCGACACGTTCGACCTTACCTTCGGCGGATTCTATTTCGACCAGTCGATCTCCTACACCGAAGTCCGTGATATTCCGCCTTCGACCCCGCTGACTTTCTATGGCGGTGGCACGCAGGACCACGAGGTGCTTGGCGCATTCGCGAGCGGCCAGGTCTATGTGACCGATCGCCTTTCGCTGATCGCCGGTATCCGTTGGAGCCAGGAAACCAAAGATGCAGGTGTGACCTATGTAAGGCCGCGCCCGATGTGCTCGGTTGTCGGAGGCACTTGCCCTACCTCGGGCGCGAACCCCTTCATACCGACCGAAAACAACGGCTTCACCGACAGCGTGCGCTTCACAAACTGGTCGCCCAAGGCCGGTTTCCAGTACGAGTTCGACAACGGCCAGCTCTACGCGCACTGGACCCGCGGTTTCCGTTCTGGCGGCTACAATTTCCGCATCACCAATGCGAACGCGTTCGAACAGGTCGTTGCCCAAACCGGCAACTTCTTCTTCGATGAAGAGCAGGTCGACAACTTCGAGATCGGCGGAAAATTCCAGTCGGTCGACGGCGCATTCACTCTCAACGTTGCAACCTACCTCACCAAGATCGAGGACATGCAGCGCGAGGTGAACCAGTCTTCGGCGACTGCCGGCGTCGCCCAGTCGATCTTCAACACCGCTGATGCGCAGATCTTCGGTGTCGAAGCCGAAGCCCGCATGCGCCTGACGGATTCGTTTGTCGTCACCGCCAATATCGGCATCATCGACGACGATTACGAAGAAATCCTGTTCGACATTTCGGGCGACGGCGTGATCGACGACGCCGATCTCGAACTGCGCCTGCCTCGCGTGCCCGAGGTTACCTGGGGCATGGGCTTCATCCACGAGCTGTTTCTGGGTGACAGCGAGATCCTGACCCGCGTGAACTACCAGTATCGCGACGAGTTCGCCTACACCGACAACAATTTCGGCTGGGTGCAGGACATTTCGAACCTCGAAGCGAACATCACCTGGAACACGCCGATGGAAGGCCTGTCGTTCTCGATCTACGGCAAGAACCTGCTCGACCAGGTCCAGGTCGGCGGCGATACGCAGCTTCCCTTCGGCGGTCCGCTGTCGAACGGCGTCAACCGTCCGTTCGATGACCGTCCGGCAGCCGGCACCTTCTCGCCGCTGTCGAAGGGCCGCCAGGTCGGCGCGGAAGTCGTGTTCGAGTTCTAG
- a CDS encoding [protein-PII] uridylyltransferase: MTDWTLPSRRVPRQRDIIDRRTLSSTVAALVGEHGDKARGPVLAAMREALDHGRGELQKRLLEHPSAGHDCTAGYAFLIDQLVRVIHDYVIEHVYPVANRSAAERLTVMAVGGYGRAEMAPHSDVDIAFITPTKRAPWCEQVIEAMLYLLWDLGLKVGHSSRTIGDTMRMAKEDLTIRTALLEGRLVWGDQPMYEELRARFWADVVKGNEKQFLADKLAEREARHKRMGDSRYVVEPNVKEGKGGLRDLQTLYWIGKYTHRVQSAAELVDVGLLTPAEYRGFRRAEGWLLAVRCHMHVLTGRAEDRLTFDLQRQVAERMNFADRPGKSAVERFMQFYFLQAKRVGSLTGVFLSHLEEESSKAKVRSGFFAGWSQRKRDARGFVIEGGRIRSPGDDWFRNDPVRLIELFQLAEAEGVEIHPETMRQANRDSKLITREVRRDPRANAIFLEVLGGRNDPENALRWMNEAGVFGRFVPDFGRVNAQMQFDMYHHYTVDEHTIRAIGLLSQIERGLLEKDHPRATREIHKVASRRALYVAVLLHDIAKGRGGDHSVLGAEVAHQLCPRFGLDEKETELVAWLVLHHLLMSSTAQKRDLTDPKTIEDFVAEVKSLERLRNLAILTAVDIRAVGPGTWNSWKGQLLGELYDAAQDRLRLGHKGRGRAERVAAKKAAAREVLGDKAYLVEDVGELMSDAYWIAEPEDIIAKNLIQYEEARRIEDHLSIHCEVDEERGAALVSVIAPDHPGLFYRMAGGIHLAGANIIDARIHTAMNGYAVDNFLVQDLNAEPFREAPQIARLKDGIRKALLGEGEMVPRLAARPLAHSRARTFEVAPQVNFDNSASNNFTVIEVTARDRPALLNRLAHALYKANLIVHSAHITAYGETAADTFYVTDLTGAKVRAPDRLAEIEAALLEAASDRKQEQLENA, encoded by the coding sequence ATGACTGACTGGACCCTCCCCAGCCGCCGCGTCCCGCGCCAGCGCGACATCATCGACCGGCGCACGTTGTCCTCGACGGTCGCGGCGCTGGTCGGTGAACATGGTGACAAGGCGCGCGGCCCGGTTCTTGCCGCTATGCGTGAAGCGCTGGACCACGGGCGCGGAGAGCTTCAGAAACGCCTTCTCGAACACCCGTCAGCCGGTCACGATTGCACTGCGGGCTATGCCTTCCTGATCGACCAGCTCGTACGCGTGATCCACGATTACGTGATCGAGCATGTCTACCCGGTTGCAAACCGCTCTGCTGCTGAACGACTCACAGTCATGGCGGTGGGCGGCTATGGCCGCGCCGAGATGGCGCCGCATTCGGACGTCGACATCGCCTTCATCACCCCCACCAAGCGCGCGCCGTGGTGCGAGCAGGTGATCGAGGCGATGCTCTACCTGCTGTGGGATCTCGGCCTAAAGGTCGGTCATTCGAGCCGCACGATCGGCGACACGATGCGGATGGCAAAGGAAGACCTGACGATCCGCACCGCGCTTCTGGAAGGGCGGCTCGTATGGGGCGACCAGCCGATGTACGAAGAGCTTCGCGCGCGCTTCTGGGCCGACGTGGTGAAGGGCAACGAAAAGCAATTCCTTGCCGATAAGCTCGCCGAGCGCGAGGCGCGGCACAAGCGCATGGGCGACAGCCGCTATGTCGTCGAACCCAATGTGAAGGAGGGCAAGGGCGGCCTGCGCGATCTCCAGACGCTGTACTGGATCGGCAAGTACACGCACCGCGTCCAGAGTGCCGCAGAGCTGGTCGATGTCGGCCTGCTCACTCCTGCCGAATATCGCGGATTTCGCCGCGCGGAAGGGTGGCTGCTCGCGGTGCGCTGCCACATGCACGTCCTTACCGGCCGGGCCGAGGACAGGTTGACTTTCGACCTCCAGCGACAGGTGGCAGAGCGAATGAACTTCGCCGACCGCCCCGGCAAAAGCGCAGTCGAACGCTTCATGCAGTTCTACTTCCTCCAGGCGAAACGCGTCGGCAGCCTGACAGGCGTGTTCCTTTCCCACCTCGAGGAAGAGTCGTCGAAGGCCAAGGTGCGCAGCGGCTTTTTCGCCGGGTGGAGCCAGAGAAAACGCGACGCACGCGGCTTTGTGATCGAGGGCGGGCGCATTCGCTCGCCGGGCGATGACTGGTTCAGGAACGATCCCGTCCGTCTGATCGAACTGTTCCAGCTGGCCGAGGCCGAGGGCGTCGAGATCCACCCGGAAACCATGCGGCAGGCGAACCGCGATTCGAAGCTCATCACGCGCGAGGTCCGCAGGGATCCGCGTGCCAATGCGATTTTCCTCGAAGTGCTCGGCGGCCGCAACGATCCCGAAAACGCGCTGCGCTGGATGAACGAAGCGGGCGTGTTCGGCCGTTTCGTGCCCGATTTCGGCCGGGTCAACGCTCAGATGCAGTTCGATATGTACCACCACTACACGGTCGATGAGCATACGATCCGCGCGATCGGCCTCCTCAGCCAGATCGAGCGCGGCCTGCTCGAAAAGGACCACCCTCGCGCCACTCGCGAGATCCACAAGGTCGCCTCCCGCCGCGCGCTCTATGTCGCGGTGCTGCTGCACGACATCGCCAAGGGGCGCGGCGGAGATCACTCGGTGCTCGGTGCAGAAGTCGCGCATCAGTTGTGCCCGCGCTTCGGCCTCGATGAGAAGGAAACGGAGCTCGTCGCGTGGCTGGTGCTCCACCACCTCCTGATGAGCTCGACCGCGCAGAAACGCGACCTCACCGACCCAAAGACAATCGAGGACTTCGTTGCCGAGGTCAAAAGCCTTGAACGGCTGCGCAACCTCGCCATCCTCACCGCAGTCGATATCAGGGCGGTTGGCCCGGGAACATGGAACAGCTGGAAGGGGCAGCTGCTGGGCGAGCTTTATGACGCTGCACAGGATCGCCTGCGGCTCGGTCACAAGGGCAGGGGCCGTGCCGAACGGGTCGCAGCCAAGAAGGCCGCCGCGCGCGAAGTGCTCGGCGACAAGGCCTATCTCGTCGAAGACGTCGGCGAGCTGATGAGCGATGCCTACTGGATCGCCGAGCCCGAGGACATCATCGCCAAGAACCTCATTCAATACGAAGAGGCACGGCGGATCGAGGACCACCTCTCGATCCATTGCGAAGTCGACGAGGAGCGCGGCGCAGCACTCGTGAGCGTGATCGCGCCCGACCACCCGGGCCTGTTCTACCGTATGGCGGGCGGTATCCATCTTGCCGGCGCGAACATCATCGATGCACGCATCCACACCGCGATGAACGGCTATGCGGTCGACAATTTCCTGGTGCAGGACCTCAACGCCGAACCGTTCCGGGAAGCGCCCCAGATCGCCCGACTGAAGGACGGCATTCGCAAGGCGCTGCTTGGTGAAGGCGAGATGGTTCCGCGCCTCGCCGCGCGCCCGCTTGCGCATTCGCGCGCGCGGACATTCGAAGTCGCTCCGCAAGTCAATTTCGACAACTCGGCCTCAAACAACTTTACCGTGATCGAGGTGACGGCCCGAGACAGGCCAGCACTGCTCAACCGCCTTGCCCACGCGCTCTACAAGGCAAACCTGATTGTCCATTCCGCGCACATCACCGCCTATGGCGAGACGGCGGCGGACACCTTCTACGTGACCGACCTTACCGGCGCAAAGGTACGCGCTCCCGACCGGCTCGCCGAGATCGAGGCAGCGTTGCTCGAGGCGGCGAGCGACCGCAAGCAGGAACAGCTCGAAAACGCCTGA
- a CDS encoding class I adenylate-forming enzyme family protein yields MPTQLDNALEAIIGELTKEGQPFETVPFVRDGVEMPAFKNAPPTLAHYFAHFCNEHKDIPFLVDGDVRLTFGETYAAAVCVAEGLVKHHHIEKGDRVGIAARNSANWMIAYMGIVMAGGCATLLNGFWSGDELAYGIRLAECTLVLADAGRAKRLEGTDHPAKIALFDHGGNPAEDLSSVWAAPEEGEQSVAMHMLGELTADDMATILYTSGSTGNSKGAWSDHRGVVHGVMSYVSQSAMAKILLESQGEDVSDQPCALIAVPLFHVTGEVPLFLQSYAIARKLVLMPKWDAEEALRLMEAEKVTYFVGVPLMSYEIATHENREKYDLSACRSFAAGGAPRPVEHVTKIKEAFPKGFPLLGYGLTETNAVGCGNFNENYMAKPGSTGRASKPLVDLRILDDDGNELAQGEVGEVCIRSIANFRGYWNNDEATRDAFTDNLFFRTGDLGYLDEDEYLFIVDRKKDIIIRGGENISCIEVEDSIYAHDDIAECSCFGLPDERMGEVPAAVIRVKEGRKPMTAADMREFLLANTAPFKVPLEEHIFVVEEVLPRLGTQKIDKKTLRAAYTARIVKV; encoded by the coding sequence ATGCCCACCCAGCTGGACAATGCGCTTGAAGCGATCATCGGCGAACTGACCAAGGAAGGCCAGCCCTTCGAAACGGTGCCTTTCGTTCGCGATGGTGTAGAAATGCCCGCATTCAAGAACGCGCCGCCGACATTGGCGCATTATTTCGCGCATTTCTGCAACGAGCACAAGGACATCCCCTTCCTCGTCGATGGCGATGTGCGCCTTACTTTTGGTGAAACTTACGCGGCAGCGGTCTGCGTTGCCGAAGGTCTGGTCAAGCATCACCACATCGAAAAAGGCGACCGTGTCGGAATCGCGGCGCGCAATTCGGCCAACTGGATGATCGCCTATATGGGCATCGTTATGGCGGGCGGCTGCGCGACGCTCCTCAACGGGTTCTGGTCGGGCGATGAGCTCGCCTACGGCATCCGCCTTGCCGAATGCACGCTCGTGCTCGCCGATGCCGGACGGGCCAAGCGGCTCGAGGGCACCGATCACCCGGCCAAGATCGCCCTGTTCGATCACGGCGGCAATCCGGCGGAGGACCTGTCGAGCGTGTGGGCGGCGCCGGAAGAAGGCGAACAATCGGTTGCAATGCACATGCTCGGCGAACTGACCGCCGACGATATGGCGACGATCCTTTACACCTCGGGTTCGACCGGGAATTCCAAGGGCGCATGGTCCGACCATCGCGGGGTGGTCCATGGGGTGATGAGCTATGTCAGCCAGAGCGCGATGGCGAAAATCTTGCTCGAAAGCCAGGGCGAGGACGTATCTGACCAGCCCTGCGCGCTCATCGCCGTACCGCTGTTCCACGTGACCGGCGAAGTGCCCCTGTTCCTCCAGAGCTACGCGATCGCGCGCAAGCTCGTGCTGATGCCGAAGTGGGATGCGGAAGAGGCTTTGCGCCTGATGGAGGCTGAAAAGGTAACCTATTTCGTCGGCGTCCCGCTGATGAGCTACGAAATCGCGACCCACGAAAACCGCGAGAAATACGACCTTTCGGCCTGTCGCAGTTTTGCGGCAGGCGGCGCGCCGCGCCCGGTCGAGCATGTCACCAAGATCAAGGAAGCGTTTCCCAAGGGCTTCCCGCTGCTCGGCTACGGCCTCACCGAAACCAATGCAGTTGGCTGCGGAAATTTCAACGAGAACTACATGGCCAAGCCCGGCTCGACGGGGCGCGCCTCAAAGCCGCTGGTCGACCTGCGCATCCTCGATGATGACGGCAACGAACTGGCGCAGGGGGAGGTCGGCGAGGTCTGTATCCGCTCGATCGCGAATTTCCGCGGTTACTGGAACAACGATGAGGCGACGCGCGACGCGTTTACCGACAACCTCTTCTTCCGCACCGGCGATCTCGGCTATCTCGACGAGGACGAGTACTTGTTCATCGTCGACCGGAAGAAGGACATCATCATTCGCGGCGGCGAGAACATTTCCTGCATCGAAGTCGAGGATTCGATCTACGCGCATGACGACATCGCCGAATGCTCGTGCTTCGGCCTGCCCGATGAACGGATGGGCGAAGTGCCGGCGGCGGTGATCCGCGTGAAGGAGGGCCGCAAACCCATGACGGCTGCCGATATGCGCGAGTTCCTGCTCGCCAACACCGCGCCGTTCAAGGTGCCGCTCGAAGAGCACATCTTTGTAGTCGAAGAAGTGCTCCCGCGCCTCGGCACGCAAAAGATCGACAAGAAGACGCTTCGCGCCGCTTACACCGCGCGGATAGTGAAAGTCTGA